The DNA region TTCGTCTTTAGTTTTGAGTTCCGATATGCAGCTGGGTGACAAATTTAGCAGTAAGAAAATTATGTACTCTCCCCCATAAAAAAGTAgtaagaaaattgaaaaacaaatttGGTGCAACTTTAAGTTTATAAATTAGAGTTAACCTCTAAAGTTGTCTCTGAAATTGCTGACTTGCACTGACATATTTCCTCAGATCCTAATTGTACTATTTTAGTCATTCAGATTCGAAAAAATGCAATACGCTAGTTgcacaccctaaaccctaaatgtgGTGTGTTTCAGTAAACATTAAGCGAGAGTAGCATGCCACCATTTATATGGAATTTTACAAAATAAGAAGTTCCTATGCCTGGTTGATAAGTAAACATTAAGGATATAAGTTATATGATAGATTGATAGGAAACAGCAGTAATACTACAAAAACAGAAAACTAATAGATTCTACAAATATACAGGAAAATAACTTTGCTGACAGATGATTTTCCAAATGTACTAACCTTTCTCTTTCTTCAAGGAGATCATTCAGCCTCAGGTTGAGGTTCTCTTTTTCCTAATGACAAATTGTGAAAACTAAGATAAACAGGTGACTGAAGGGTGAAAAATAGTTGGGTCATAATCTCAGCACTAGGTACCTTTGCAGAATAttcttctctttgatgatgagcATCTTCTAACCATTTTACAATTTGATTTTGATCTATCAAATCCTAAAACATATCACAAGCAAAATTGCAACACAATCAGGAATTGCATCCAGGAAATCCCACAATTTGAGAAAGAAGCTGAAACTTACAGCATAgttggtaatgtccagtttgacACCTAGAGGGTCTCGAATGACATCTTGAGTCATGCTTTCAACAGCAGCAAGCCTTGTTTGCAGCCTTCACACCTAAtccaatataaaattttaatccaTTTTCATCATTATGCGCTTTAGAATACATACTATCCCGTACCCACAACCATTTTTGAGGAACCTCAAAGGCATACAGCCACCAATAACGATCAATATAGAGGTGGAAAAACCACTGCGTTGTAAACAAATGTATCAAAATAGTAACATGCAAGCATTAGTTCGTTCAATGGCATCAAACACCTAGAATAAGAGGCAAGAACCATagagtttttagtataattaggCAATGCATTGCTTAATGAACCAGAGACATCCACAATTTCATCGCTAAAAACAAACAATCACAAAATTCTTAACACCTGAAACCTGTTGAGAAATATCTAAGGAAACAAAAGCCAATCACTTCTCAATTAAGTACACACAATCGCAAATACTTAAGACATGAAAACTCAGAAACATATTTAGAACCATCCAATtcgcaatgaaaaaaaaaatattctaatgcCGTTCAGAAGCAACATCCACGTAAAAACCATTGCGTTGTAAACAAACGTATCAAAACAGTAACATGCAAGCATTAGTTCGTTCAATGGTATCAAACACCTAAATAAGAGGCAAGAACCATACAATTTTTAGTATAATAAGGCAATGCAATGCTTACTGAACCAGAGACATCCACAATTTCATCACTAAAAACATACAGTCACAAAAATCTTAACACATGAAACCTGTTGAGAAATAACTAAGGAAACAAAAGCCAATCAATgcttgttgagttaagaaattaactaaattaattaatgatgataaACATTATTCTATTGGGCAAGTTAAataattagttttgattatttatgattaattgttgcaggctaaatattattattgtagCAGCCCAATATAAAACAAGTGAAATCCACTGGTGGGCTATACAAACAAAGGAagcccaaaataattcaaagcaATGAAACCAGCTGAGCCAAAGAAATCAAATGGGTTACTTGATGGATATCCGATCCAAGCCCATTGGCAAGCAAATCCCTCCAATTTGCTTTCACCAAAATCAATGTTCACTTTTTTTCTCTTGGTCAGAAATCAGAAAAGTGAGAGAGTGCTTAGTTCCTAAACTAttcacaaaagaagaaagaaagagaaggttaggCAAGAAAGGTTGAGGTCAAATcagcaaaaatcaaacaaaatcaagCTAAGGCAAAGGTTAAAGGCAACACATTTTCTATTGTATACATAttgctttcttctccttcttcccaactctctgccagTCCAAAATGGGATACATGGGAAAGATGATTTCTGTTCTTCACTGCTGtgcatctacggtcacaagtgtgtcttggggaccaagttattTTTCAATGGCAAAGATATGGGTTTACCATTAAAGATATCTGTTTCTGTTGTTCTGTGGCTTTTGGTCAATAAGAGAAGGCCAGAACCAAAGTTTCTATCTTGAGGATTAATGGGAATAAGTGAGAtggtgggttggtgaagcacaaAGCTCGAGAGTTGACCTAGGAGAGAGCaactcagcaacatgcaaggagataaaaaagAAGTGGGTTCACCATTCAGAagccaaggagagataaccagtgttCTTGAGGTGTATGTTCTGAGAAGAGCTCTCTGAAGAATTTCATCCacttggacagtgcttcctaGTCAAAGAAGAATTCTGCcagaatgaagaactgaatcagagactagcaaatctggtttatcacatagcaaagaggttgttgaagcatcaatctccttcatgttttacagattgtaattctctttttaatgtttatctttctgtaatttcttgaggtaaaaAGGCTGAATGAGAAAGTCATTGAAAGAGCctatgagtggaaaaaggcaaagagatacacatgagtgaaaagcctagagttatttcatGTTTCTTTAGGTTAAGTCTGTGTCTTGTATATTGTACTTGTGAGGtaccctttcttagttgggttagcactaagagtaaatagttagatattagcataatcaagtcaagttaggttagaacttaagagtgaaaggattgtgtcaattctgtggaattggtgtatgtaatactttaattatagtggaaattccaccattgttgtggtggagactggatgtagattGCATTGCAGAAGGCAACTGAactaggatacatgatggtgtcagcttctctcttctctactctattctgttttttgatattcatgaggcaaaaataaattgtctcataaatttttcgctgctgagttcaaacagaatcagaattgaaagtttgttttaaagggtTATTTCAGTAAcataaaagaaggtcatagatttaACCCCCTTtgtctaagccttctacaaccttcaattggtatctagagccaaggtctcaagaatcaagcttcaccgcttggagcaaaggtcCAATGGCAAACAACTtaggcacaaccacagttgcctatatTCTAACTGAAGGTTAGTCAAACAACAGGCCAcccttcttcaacgggaagaactatgcctactggaaagagaggatgagaatcttcatccaatccattgactacaacatatgaaaGATTGTTGTAAGCGGTCCCAAGATTCCAACAAAAATAAGtgttgatggagtggtgactccaaaagaagaagctgaatggaatgaggacgacaagaagaaaatggagctgaatgctaaagccatTTACCTttttcactgtgctatcagctttgaagagtatcgaaaagtgtctagatgcaagacagccaaagaaatctagaaaaaactccaggttacacacgaaggcactaaacaggtcaaagaaacgagaattgatatgctgcgaaaagagtacgagatgtttaatacaaaggatggagaaagcattgatgaagtgcttgagagattctcaatcataatcaacaaccttgatgctatgggtgcAAACTACTCAAaacaaatcctagtgagaaaactctttagaagcctcacaaaagaatgggaaaccactactactgtcctaaccgagagcaataacctaagccctataacctatgatgagctaacaggaaaactccttgcctatgaaatcACACACAAACCCGGACTCAAAGAAAAAAGGAGCAGCCctcaaatcaaaaatagaatcaaaagagagtgagtctagtgatggtatttcagataatgagcttatattttttgttatgaaatttagaaggatgatgaagaacaagggcaagtacaagggttcaagctcaaaggGACACAAGATGGACTTGAGCATGGTGACTTGTCATCATTACAAGGAGGCTGGACATTACAAGCTAAACTGTCTGAAGCTcaagaaggaggacaaaggaagaaagaaaagaaaagagtgctcatggcagcttgggagaatcttgagaatgactcaaatgaggAAGAAGATTCTGAAGGTGAAAATAAAATCTGCTTTATGGCTGGTAACAATCATCTTGATGAAGTAAATTACTATGACTTGTCTATAGATGATTTACATGTTATAATTGATGATCTTATACTAAACACCTCAAAACTGTTGGATAAGTATAATAAATGCAAATCTGAAAAAGATGTGTtaaaagctgaaaatgattttttaagagaaaaggtgaaggaaactgaatgtgcttttgatatcattgaagaaaacagatttctaaaatttgaacttgaaaaattaaaaggaaagcacattgtggatccttctcaaga from Arachis hypogaea cultivar Tifrunner chromosome 10, arahy.Tifrunner.gnm2.J5K5, whole genome shotgun sequence includes:
- the LOC112718166 gene encoding kinesin-like protein KIN-12C, with translation MTQDVIRDPLGVKLDITNYADLIDQNQIVKWLEDAHHQREEYSAKEKENLNLRLNDLLEERESCISELKTKDEDVIAAQIAVQQLQERDQLLSAQNEMLKTNKTNLMRKIAELDDMLKKLIGKQITQHLSQLLRI